In Flavivirga abyssicola, the following are encoded in one genomic region:
- a CDS encoding sugar porter family MFS transporter, protein MEHTKFNLKYIAGISMVSALGGLLFGYDWVVIGGAKPFYEQFYHIADNPSMQGWAMSSALIGCVLGAVLSGFISDILGRKKSLIIASILFTVSALGTGFANDFTLFIIYRLIGGVGIGLASTISPMYIAEVAPAKYRGRFVSINQLSIVIGILAAQIANWMIADPMGESISAEEILTSWNGQTGWRIMFWAELVPALLFFICMFLIPKSPRFLVKVNNELKALNVLQKIGGVEYAQKELQNIKETFQNTFKEKISFSEFKNPKVLSVLTIGFVLAVFQQWCGINIIFNYAQEIFTSAGYSVGDMLFNIVITGSVNLIFTLVAMRTVDSWGRRKLMIFGALGLAIVYAILGGAYYFEFQGLPVLVLVIIAIGIYSMSLAPITWVVLSEIFPNRLRGIAMSLATLSLWIACFILTFTFPLLNEALGAYGTFWVYSGICVLGFLFILKKLPETKGKTLEEIEKEI, encoded by the coding sequence ATGGAGCATACTAAATTTAATTTAAAGTACATTGCTGGAATATCTATGGTTTCTGCCTTAGGCGGACTTTTATTCGGTTACGATTGGGTTGTTATTGGTGGGGCAAAACCTTTTTACGAACAATTTTATCACATAGCAGATAACCCTTCCATGCAAGGGTGGGCTATGAGTAGTGCTTTAATTGGTTGCGTTTTGGGAGCAGTACTTTCAGGTTTTATTTCTGATATTTTAGGAAGAAAAAAGTCACTCATTATTGCTTCCATATTATTTACGGTATCTGCTTTAGGAACAGGTTTTGCTAACGATTTCACCTTATTTATTATATATCGTTTAATTGGAGGTGTAGGCATTGGATTAGCATCTACGATATCTCCAATGTATATAGCCGAAGTGGCTCCTGCTAAATATAGAGGCCGATTTGTTTCTATAAATCAACTTTCAATTGTCATTGGTATTTTAGCAGCTCAAATTGCTAATTGGATGATTGCAGATCCCATGGGGGAGTCTATTTCAGCAGAAGAAATATTAACATCATGGAATGGACAAACCGGATGGAGAATCATGTTTTGGGCAGAGTTAGTACCAGCACTACTATTTTTTATATGTATGTTTTTAATTCCTAAAAGTCCACGGTTTTTAGTAAAAGTGAATAATGAATTGAAAGCCCTTAATGTTTTACAGAAAATAGGAGGTGTGGAATATGCTCAGAAAGAACTTCAAAATATTAAAGAAACCTTTCAAAATACATTTAAAGAAAAAATCTCGTTTTCAGAATTTAAAAACCCTAAAGTATTAAGTGTCCTAACTATAGGTTTTGTTCTAGCCGTTTTTCAGCAATGGTGTGGTATTAATATTATATTTAATTATGCACAAGAGATTTTCACATCTGCAGGTTACAGTGTAGGTGATATGCTATTTAATATTGTAATTACTGGAAGTGTTAATCTAATATTCACCCTAGTAGCTATGCGAACGGTTGATAGTTGGGGTCGCCGAAAATTAATGATTTTTGGAGCTTTAGGATTAGCTATTGTGTATGCTATTTTGGGTGGTGCTTATTATTTTGAATTCCAAGGGTTGCCAGTTTTGGTCTTGGTCATAATAGCCATAGGTATTTATTCCATGTCATTAGCACCAATAACCTGGGTCGTCTTATCTGAGATTTTTCCAAATAGATTAAGAGGAATTGCCATGTCTTTGGCAACACTATCATTATGGATAGCTTGTTTCATACTTACCTTTACGTTCCCGCTTTTAAATGAAGCTTTGGGAGCTTACGGAACCTTCTGGGTTTACAGTGGGATATGTGTTTTAGGATTCTTATTTATATTAAAGAAACTTCCTGAAACAAAAGGAAAAACATTGGAAGAAATAGAGAAGGAAATTTAA
- a CDS encoding MGH1-like glycoside hydrolase domain-containing protein, whose product MKLTPIVLVVCLILNLFFSCNHNKNDATPIETITKSDRIVPNTSKAYLDSLNNEVKQAFAKLRPQSIRPAEGFIKYDYLIPAGFYKQMWDWDGFYIGTHLMSIGQPKYLKYWVLNFAVAADEDGYVPGCVTTKGPRPLFGKFAMKPFIGQGTYLASEKLNDYTWITPKVYKQIKSIITYREKISLDEKYGLFYWDDAMSSGGDNNVVLTNDKNQPGAILAVDLSAFMYREYLAMKNVAAKLGRTEDASSYTEKAKTLKANITKYLWDDDAKSFWNMYRTGRPYKRVSYSNFIVLMHTDLVSQENGREMIKRYLWNEDHLLALYGLRSLSKQDPDYNNENIIVPYSNWQGPVWPVGNYMYYVALKNYGFTEECKQLASTLGALVLKDIAACGSMHENYHADTGAPLAPTAEQSKNGIFTGFVGWNLLVQNMLMGAAEDDFLLFEVN is encoded by the coding sequence ATGAAACTAACGCCAATAGTACTAGTAGTATGCTTGATCCTGAATTTATTTTTTTCTTGTAACCATAATAAAAATGATGCAACACCTATAGAAACTATTACTAAAAGTGATCGCATTGTTCCAAACACATCTAAAGCCTATTTAGATTCTTTAAATAATGAAGTAAAGCAAGCATTTGCGAAATTAAGACCACAATCCATTCGTCCTGCAGAAGGTTTTATAAAGTACGATTATTTAATTCCAGCCGGATTTTATAAACAAATGTGGGATTGGGATGGCTTTTATATCGGTACACATTTAATGAGTATTGGACAACCAAAATATTTAAAATATTGGGTTTTAAATTTTGCGGTAGCAGCAGATGAAGATGGTTACGTACCGGGATGTGTTACAACTAAAGGGCCAAGACCATTATTTGGAAAATTTGCAATGAAACCTTTTATAGGACAAGGAACTTATTTAGCATCAGAAAAATTAAATGATTATACTTGGATAACCCCAAAAGTTTACAAACAGATAAAAAGCATTATTACCTATCGCGAAAAAATAAGTTTAGATGAAAAATATGGGTTGTTTTATTGGGATGATGCCATGTCTAGTGGAGGAGATAACAATGTGGTGCTAACCAATGATAAAAACCAACCAGGAGCTATTTTAGCAGTAGACTTATCTGCTTTTATGTATCGTGAATATTTGGCAATGAAAAATGTAGCGGCTAAATTAGGGAGAACAGAAGATGCCAGTAGCTATACTGAAAAAGCAAAAACATTAAAAGCTAATATTACAAAATACCTTTGGGATGATGATGCAAAAAGTTTTTGGAATATGTATAGAACGGGCAGGCCATACAAGCGAGTAAGCTACTCTAACTTTATAGTCCTAATGCATACGGATTTGGTAAGTCAGGAGAATGGACGTGAAATGATAAAACGTTACCTTTGGAATGAAGATCATCTATTAGCACTTTATGGATTACGTTCGTTATCTAAACAAGACCCGGATTATAATAACGAAAACATCATCGTACCTTATTCCAATTGGCAAGGACCAGTTTGGCCAGTAGGAAACTATATGTATTACGTGGCTCTTAAAAATTATGGCTTTACGGAAGAATGTAAACAGTTAGCATCCACATTAGGAGCACTAGTACTAAAAGATATAGCTGCGTGTGGTTCTATGCACGAGAATTATCATGCAGACACAGGAGCACCTTTGGCACCAACAGCAGAACAGTCTAAAAACGGTATTTTTACTGGTTTTGTTGGTTGGAACCTATTAGTACAAAACATGCTAATGGGAGCAGCCGAAGACGATTTTTTACTATTTGAAGTTAATTAA
- a CDS encoding glycoside hydrolase family 36 protein — translation MKYTAFQKIANLLILTLVFYSCNKTEKLNYTLAEIETVQPLEIIKDSIKVEGDLGNFKIDKVITTEAKGVQLITFKFSADTPSELQPVTIKFSFPSLAINGYWNPKIAIDKVNYYYSGFSAKASRNAPVLAFYDHALNNRITMALSDALNKSEFVSYLKEEDVHFYPKIKLFGEKMPKTKTYEIQLRIDTRGIPYYKSIDDVASWWANNPMYKPMQVPDDAKKPMYSTWYSYHQSITAEDIIAECKIAKTLGCRAVIVDDGWQTQDGSRGYAYTGDWNPDRIPNMKGFVEAVHKEDMKFLLWYSLPFMGEKAKNYPKFRGKYLRYWEGQGTYVLDPRYPEVREYMINTYVKAMQEWRLDGFKLDFIGWFTATKETELTKADGRDFASVNTATDALMTEITKKLTALKPDILIEFRQPYIGPLMRKYGNMFRGVDAPNNAVANKVEVTNLRIMAQNTAVHSDMFIWRPEETVEQAALQILNILYSVPQLSVKLQDIPKEHLNMIRYWFNYWNTNRNILIDGEFIPSNPGANYPLLTAINNKHQITTAYEDIVVTANDDLERLDIINAKATTSITFQLQTNFKGTLNVLNCKGESIFEKEITLNKGTHTSKVPQSGMLILDLSK, via the coding sequence GTGAAATACACTGCATTTCAAAAAATAGCAAATTTATTAATATTAACTCTAGTGTTTTATTCTTGTAATAAAACCGAAAAGTTAAATTATACGTTAGCTGAAATTGAAACAGTTCAGCCTTTGGAAATTATTAAGGATAGCATAAAAGTTGAAGGTGATTTAGGTAATTTTAAAATAGATAAAGTGATTACAACTGAAGCTAAAGGTGTGCAGTTAATAACTTTTAAATTTTCGGCAGACACACCTTCAGAATTACAACCAGTTACTATAAAATTTAGTTTTCCATCATTAGCCATTAATGGGTATTGGAACCCTAAAATTGCTATCGATAAAGTTAATTACTATTACAGTGGTTTTTCAGCCAAAGCATCAAGAAACGCACCAGTATTAGCTTTTTATGACCATGCATTGAATAATCGTATAACTATGGCATTGTCGGATGCTTTGAATAAGTCAGAATTTGTAAGCTACCTAAAAGAAGAAGACGTCCATTTTTATCCAAAAATAAAACTCTTTGGAGAAAAGATGCCGAAAACAAAAACGTACGAAATTCAATTACGAATAGACACGCGGGGCATACCATACTACAAATCAATAGACGATGTAGCGAGTTGGTGGGCTAATAACCCAATGTATAAGCCTATGCAAGTACCGGATGATGCTAAAAAACCAATGTATTCTACCTGGTATAGTTACCACCAGAGTATAACTGCTGAAGACATTATTGCAGAGTGTAAAATAGCAAAAACCTTAGGATGTAGAGCTGTTATTGTAGATGATGGCTGGCAAACACAAGATGGTAGTAGAGGTTATGCATATACTGGCGATTGGAACCCAGACCGAATTCCAAACATGAAAGGATTCGTGGAGGCTGTTCATAAAGAAGACATGAAATTTCTATTATGGTATTCTTTGCCATTTATGGGAGAAAAAGCAAAAAACTATCCAAAATTTAGAGGAAAATATTTACGCTATTGGGAAGGTCAAGGCACTTATGTTTTAGATCCAAGATATCCAGAAGTACGGGAATATATGATTAATACTTATGTTAAAGCTATGCAAGAATGGAGACTAGATGGCTTTAAACTTGATTTTATAGGTTGGTTCACTGCTACAAAAGAGACCGAATTAACAAAAGCAGACGGTCGGGATTTCGCCAGTGTCAATACTGCAACGGATGCGTTAATGACTGAGATTACAAAAAAATTAACAGCACTAAAGCCAGATATCTTAATTGAGTTTAGACAGCCGTATATAGGTCCATTAATGCGTAAGTACGGTAATATGTTTAGAGGCGTTGATGCGCCAAATAATGCCGTAGCAAATAAAGTTGAAGTAACCAATTTGCGTATAATGGCTCAAAATACAGCAGTGCATAGTGATATGTTTATTTGGAGACCCGAAGAAACCGTAGAGCAAGCGGCACTTCAGATTTTAAATATTTTATATAGCGTACCTCAGTTATCCGTAAAGTTACAAGACATTCCAAAAGAGCATTTGAATATGATTCGTTATTGGTTTAACTATTGGAATACTAACCGGAATATATTAATAGATGGTGAATTTATCCCTTCAAATCCAGGGGCAAATTATCCGTTATTAACAGCTATAAATAATAAACATCAAATCACAACGGCTTATGAAGATATTGTTGTTACTGCTAATGATGATCTTGAACGATTAGATATTATAAATGCAAAAGCAACAACAAGTATAACGTTTCAATTACAAACAAATTTTAAAGGAACCTTAAACGTTTTGAATTGTAAAGGGGAAAGTATATTTGAAAAAGAAATCACACTAAATAAAGGCACGCATACATCAAAAGTTCCACAATCTGGAATGCTAATTTTAGACCTAAGTAAATAG
- a CDS encoding dipeptidase: MNNIQSYIKENKDRFLNELIELLKIPSISADSAYKNDVLKTAEVIKANLKKAGCDMVEICKTAGYPIVYGEKIINKNLPTVLVYGHYDVQPPDPLNLWNSPPFEPVIKKTALHPEGAIFARGACDDKGQMYMHVKALEFMTSTDQLPCNVKFMIEGEEEIGSSNLAVFVKNNQEKLKNDVILISDTGMIAQDVPSITTGLRGLSYVEVEVTGPNRDLHSGLYGGAVANPINVLTKMIASLHDENNHITIPGFYDKVEELSKEERAEMAKAPFNLDSYKKALDINAVYGETGYTTNERNSIRPTLDVNGIWGGYTGEGAKTVIASKAFAKISMRLVPHQDWEEITQLFKNHFESIAPEGVTVKVTPHHGGQGYVTPINSIGYQAASKAYQDTFGKTPIPQRSGGSIPIVSLFEQELKSKTILMGFGLDSDAIHSPNEHFGIFNYFKGIETIPLFYKYFTELSK; encoded by the coding sequence ATGAATAACATTCAATCTTATATAAAAGAAAACAAAGATCGGTTTCTAAATGAATTAATAGAACTTCTTAAAATACCATCTATAAGTGCCGATTCTGCTTATAAAAATGATGTTTTAAAAACGGCTGAAGTCATAAAAGCTAATTTAAAAAAAGCTGGGTGCGACATGGTTGAAATTTGCAAGACAGCTGGATACCCTATTGTTTATGGTGAAAAAATTATTAATAAGAATCTTCCAACGGTATTGGTTTATGGACATTATGATGTACAGCCACCAGATCCTTTAAATCTTTGGAATTCACCTCCTTTTGAGCCTGTAATTAAAAAAACAGCTTTACATCCAGAAGGTGCTATTTTTGCTCGTGGCGCGTGCGACGATAAAGGGCAAATGTATATGCATGTAAAAGCTTTGGAATTTATGACTTCTACAGACCAATTACCGTGCAATGTAAAATTTATGATTGAAGGCGAAGAGGAAATAGGGAGCTCTAACCTTGCTGTTTTTGTGAAAAATAATCAGGAGAAACTAAAGAACGACGTTATTCTTATTTCAGATACTGGTATGATTGCTCAAGATGTTCCTTCTATTACGACTGGTTTACGCGGATTGAGCTATGTTGAGGTTGAAGTTACAGGACCGAACCGTGATTTACACTCTGGACTTTATGGAGGTGCAGTCGCTAACCCTATAAACGTTTTAACTAAAATGATTGCGTCGCTTCATGATGAGAACAACCATATTACTATTCCAGGGTTTTATGACAAGGTAGAAGAGCTATCTAAGGAGGAACGTGCAGAAATGGCTAAAGCACCTTTTAATTTAGATAGTTATAAAAAAGCTTTAGACATAAATGCTGTTTACGGAGAAACTGGATATACTACCAACGAACGTAATTCTATACGTCCTACTTTAGATGTTAATGGTATTTGGGGAGGCTACACTGGCGAAGGTGCTAAGACAGTTATTGCAAGCAAAGCCTTTGCAAAAATCTCTATGCGTTTAGTACCTCATCAGGATTGGGAAGAAATCACACAATTATTTAAAAATCATTTTGAAAGTATCGCTCCAGAAGGGGTTACTGTAAAAGTAACACCACACCATGGTGGCCAAGGTTATGTTACTCCAATAAACAGTATTGGTTATCAAGCAGCAAGCAAAGCGTATCAAGATACTTTTGGTAAAACTCCTATCCCACAACGTAGTGGTGGTAGTATTCCTATTGTGTCTCTTTTTGAGCAAGAACTAAAAAGCAAAACCATACTCATGGGCTTTGGTCTAGATAGTGACGCTATTCATTCACCAAACGAACATTTTGGAATTTTCAATTATTTTAAAGGCATTGAAACCATTCCTTTATTCTATAAATATTTTACCGAACTATCTAAATAA
- a CDS encoding ligand-binding sensor domain-containing protein, giving the protein MKCCVLACSFFVINTLFSQDVFSKYDFIEIKESISKAAISSITQDHNGFIWFGSSGAGLFRYDGIDYKYYKHDLNDSTSISSNVVTGTYIDHNNRMWVGTDDGLNLYNKDMDQFKRVPILKHSQYRPSILSLQGDNEGNLFVGTIANGLFKLFTNP; this is encoded by the coding sequence ATGAAGTGTTGTGTTTTAGCATGCAGTTTTTTTGTTATTAATACTTTGTTTTCGCAAGATGTGTTTTCTAAATATGATTTTATTGAAATCAAGGAAAGTATTTCTAAAGCAGCAATTTCCTCTATAACTCAAGATCATAATGGTTTTATTTGGTTTGGAAGTAGCGGTGCTGGATTGTTTCGTTACGATGGGATAGACTATAAGTATTATAAACATGATTTAAATGATTCTACATCAATAAGCAGCAATGTTGTTACAGGTACATATATAGATCATAACAATAGAATGTGGGTAGGAACAGATGATGGCTTAAATCTGTATAATAAGGACATGGACCAATTTAAACGGGTTCCAATTTTAAAGCACTCGCAGTATAGGCCTTCCATACTTAGCCTACAAGGTGATAATGAAGGTAATCTTTTCGTAGGAACTATAGCAAACGGTCTTTTTAAATTATTTACAAACCCTTAA